From Anopheles funestus chromosome 3RL, idAnoFuneDA-416_04, whole genome shotgun sequence, a single genomic window includes:
- the LOC125771357 gene encoding uncharacterized protein CG1161 — protein sequence MYRKLLYSITIVIIFHIASTQSQSYEDKRCKCICPSFKTVDNTTQEGTDRMLIIDNVPPNKCNCDGVILPRLANKIKGKGQEICPRCDCKYENRNTTIIKVVVIIVIWIISLLVIYMLFLMCLDPLLNKRVKANYQEHTNEDDDTAVTVGNGQDMHVRENNVLNRVGHQQDKWKRQVREQRRNIYDRHTMLN from the exons ATGTATCGTAAACTGCTGTACAGTATAACCATAGTGATAATATTTCACATTGCATCCACACAG AGTCAATCGTATGAAGATAAACGTTGCAAATGCATCTGTCCGAGCTTCAAAACGGTGGACAATACCACCCAAGAAGGAACCGACCGGATGCTGATCATCGATAATGTTCCACCGAACAAGTGCAACTGCGACGGTGTCATCCTTCCCCGGTTAGCGAACAAGATCAAGGGAAAGGGGCAGGAGATTTGTCCGCGATGCGACTGCAAGTACGAGAATCGCAACACGACCATCATAAAG GTCGTTGTCATCATTGTGATATGGATCATTTCTCTGCTCGTTATCTACATGCTGTTCCTGATGTGTTTGGATCCGCTGCTGAACAAGCGCGTGAAAGCTAACTACCAGGAGCATACGAATGAAGAT gACGACACGGCCGTTACTGTGGGCAATGGGCAGGACATGCATGTGCGTGAGAACAACGTGCTGAACCGGGTTGGCCACCAGCAAGATAAATGGAAGCGCCAGGTACGTGAACAGCGCCGTAACATCTATGACCGGCACACGATGCTCAACTGA
- the LOC125771331 gene encoding brachyurin-like, whose amino-acid sequence MKYTVTLSVTTILVAVVCGVSALPTKIDIDWSQVRPIEEFDHVKAHLPVNRNSPGTPQRRIVNGQEANPGQFPYQVALLGQFEAGIGLCGASIITQNYILTAAHCVYSSTNADNPIAGGTAILGAQNRMVEEPSQQRISFTSSGIIGHPGYELMNIRNDIAVVRLDEPIVYTERIQPIRLPARSDSRTFAGLIGTVSGFGVYSVAAPALSDVLNYVFNPIITNADCLAQWNGVEELIQAQNICQSGDGGRSACNSDSGGPLTVQDNAESLLVGVVSFGSSGGCDDGIPTVFARVSYYLGWIEDNSDFVADA is encoded by the coding sequence ATGAAGTACACGGTTACACTTTCGGTTACGACCATTCTGGTCGCAGTGGTCTGTGGAGTCTCTGCGCTCCCAACCAAGATCGATATCGATTGGTCGCAAGTGCGTCCGATCGAAGAGTTTGACCATGTGAAGGCTCATCTTCCAGTAAACCGGAACTCCCCAGGAACGCCACAACGTCGCATTGTTAACGGACAAGAAGCTAATCCGGGTCAGTTCCCGTACCAAGTGGCACTGCTCGGACAGTTTGAAGCCGGTATCGGGCTTTGTGGTGCTTCGATCATTACCCAAAACTACATCCTGACCGCTGCGCACTGTGTCTACAGTAGTACCAACGCCGACAATCCCATCGCAGGCGGTACAGCCATTTTGGGTGCCCAGAATCGCATGGTGGAGGAACCGTCCCAGCAGCGCATATCGTTCACATCGAGCGGAATCATTGGCCATCCGGGATACGAGCTGATGAACATCCGTAACGACATTGCGGTGGTCCGGCTAGACGAACCGATCGTCTATACCGAGCGTATACAACCGATCCGGCTACCGGCACGCTCTGATTCACGCACGTTTGCCGGTTTAATCGGTACGGTATCCGGGTTCGGTGTGTACTCGGTTGCAGCACCAGCACTTTCGGACGTACTGAACTACGTCTTCAATCCCATCATTACGAACGCCGACTGTCTGGCGCAATGGAATGGAGTGGAGGAATTGATTCAGGCACAAAATATCTGCCAATCCGGTGATGGAGGCCGGTCCGCGTGCAACAGTGATTCCGGTGGCCCCCTGACGGTGCAAGACAATGCGGAAAGTCTGCTGGTGGGTGTAGTTTCCTTCGGTTCTTCGGGCGGTTGTGATGATGGCATTCCAACGGTGTTTGCACGGGTTTCCTACTACTTGGGATGGATTGAAGACAATTCCGACTTTGTCGCTGACGCATGA
- the LOC125771281 gene encoding cytoplasmic aconitate hydratase-like, which translates to MAGVNPFQSLLKEINVNGETFHYFDIASFPEYRELPYSVRVLLESAVRNCDNFQVLEKDVRGILRWKQMKGTPSSEDELEIPFKPARVILQDFTGVPAVVDFAAMRDAVLKLGGDPDRINPICPSDLVIDHSVQVDFARSEDALAKNQDLEFERNRERFTFLKWGAKAFNNMLIIPPGSGIVHQVNLEYLARVVFQDAKDGAVRMLYPDSVVGTDSHTTMINGLGVVGWGVGGIEAEAVMLGQAISMLLPEVIGYKLVGKLSPLVTSTDLVLTITKHLRQIGVVGKFVEFFGPGVSELSIADRATISNMCPEYGATVGYFPVDKNALDYLRQTNRAEDKVRVIEAYLKATDQLRDFGKAEQDPVFTQIVELDLASVVTSVSGPKRPHDRVSVSEMKQDFQQCLISKVGFKGFAVPEAELGAEGAFSWTDGKTYALRHGSVVIAAITSCTNTSNPSVMLGAGLLAKKAVEAGLKVAPYIKTSLSPGSGVVTYYLKESGVIPALEELGFNVVGYGCMTCIGNSGPLDDNVANTIEKNNLVCCGVLSGNRNFEGRIHPNTRANYLASPLLVIAYALAGTVDIDFEKQPIGTRPDGSAVFLRDIWPTRQEIQAIEKQHVIPAMFRDVYEKVELGSPAWQGLNAPTGKLYPWDGASTYIKRPPFFEGMTRELPTLGNIVNARALLNLGDSVTTDHISPAGSIARNSPAARFLSDRGLTPRDFNSYGSRRGNDDIMARGTFANIRLVNKLVPRPGPRTLHIPSGEEMDVFDCAQRYAGEGTPLIALVGKDYGSGSSRDWAAKGPYLLGIRAVIAESYERIHRSNLVGMGIVPLQYLAGENAESLGLTGQELFSIAVPANCKPHERITVSTDGGKQFEVIARFDTEVDLEYFRNGGILNYMIRKMID; encoded by the exons ATGGCCG GTGTCAATCCATTCCAGAGTTTGCTGAAGGAGATCAACGTTAATGGAGAAACATTCCATTACTTCGACATTGCCTCATTCCCGGAGTATC GTGAACTTCCTTACAGTGTGCGCGTACTGCTTGAATCAGCCGTCCGAAATTGTGACAACTTCCAGGTGCTGGAGAAGGACGTACGAGGCATTCTGCGATGGAAGCAGATGAAGGGCACACCGTCGTCGGAGGACGAGTTGGAAATCCCTTTTAAGCCGGCCCGTGTAATCTTGCAGGATTTTACCGGCGTACCGGCAGTGGTCGATTTTGCCGCTATGCGTGACGCAGTCCTCAAGCTCGGCGGTGACCCAGACCGTATCAATCCAATCTGCCCGTCCGATCTGGTGATTGACCATTCGGTGCAGGTAGACTTTGCGCGCAGTGAGGATGCGCTTGCCAAGAACCAGGACCTCGAGTTTGAACGCAACCGCGAACGGTTCACCTTCCTGAAGTGGGGTGCGAAGGCGTTTAACAACATGCTGATCATTCCGCCCGGTTCAGGCATCGTACATCAGGTGAATCTGGAGTATCTAGCCCGGGTTGTGTTTCAAGACGCGAAGGATGGTGCGGTGCGGATGCTCTACCCGGACAGTGTCGTCGGAACCGATTCGCACACGACTATGATCAATGGGCTCGGTGTGGTTGGTTGGGGTGTGGGTGGAATCGAGGCAGAAGCGGTCATGCTCGGCCAAGCCATTTCGATGCTGCTACCGGAAGTCATCGGTTATAAGCTGGTTGGCAAACTAAGCCCGCTGGTAACGTCCACCGATCTGGTGCTCACGATCACGAAGCATCTTCGCCAGATCGGTGTGGTGGGCAAGTTTGTGGAATTCTTCGGCCCGGGAGTAAGCGAACTATCGATTGCGGATCGTGCAACCATTAGCAACATGTGCCCGGAGTATGGTGCCACCGTCGGTTACTTCCCGGTAGACAAGAACGCCCTCGACTATCTGCGGCAGACGAACCGGGCCGAGGATAAGGTGCGCGTGATTGAGGCTTACCTGAAGGCAACGGATCAGCTGCGCGATTTTGGCAAAGCCGAACAGGATCCGGTCTTTACGCAGATTGTGGAGCTGGATCTAGCCAGCGTCGTTACGTCCGTTTCGGGACCGAAGCGTCCGCACGATCGTGTGTCGGTGAGCGAGATGAAGCAGGATTTCCAGCAGTGTTTGATCAGCAAGGTCGGCTTCAAGGGTTTCGCCGTGCCGGAGGCGGAACTTGGTGCGGAAGGTGCGTTCAGCTGGACCGACGGGAAGACGTACGCGCTGCGCCACGGTTCGGTCGTGATTGCGGCGATCACGTCCTGCACGAACACTAGCAATCCGTCGGTAATGCTGGGCGCGGGTCTGCTAGCAAAGAAAGCAGTCGAAGCGGGACTGAAGGTGGCACCCTACATCAAAACTTCTTTATCTCCGGGCAGCGGTGTCGTTACGTACTACCTGAAGGAATCCGGTGTCATTCCGGCATTGGAAGAGCTCGGCTTCAATGTGGTTGGATATGGTTGCATGACCTGTATCGGTAACTCGGGTCCACTGGACGATAACGTGGCGAACACGATCGAGAAGAACAACCTCGTGTGCTGTGGCGTACTGTCCGGCAACCGCAACTTCGAGGGCCGTATACATCCGAACACCCGTGCCAACTATCTGGCCAGTCCGCTGCTAGTGATTGCGTACGCCCTTGCCGGTACGGTTGACATCGATTTCGAGAAGCAACCGATCGGTACGCGACCGGACGGTTCGGCCGTCTTCCTGCGTGACATCTGGCCTACGCGCCAGGAGATTCAAGCGATCGAAAAGCAACACGTCATTCCGGCCATGTTCCGCGATGTGTACGAAAAAGTGGAACTGGGATCGCCCGCCTGGCAGGGTTTGAATGCGCCGACTGGAAAGCTGTACCCGTGGGATGGTGCCTCAACGTACATTAAGCGGCCACCGTTCTTCGAGGGTATGACGCGTGAGTTGCCCACGCTGGGAAATATTGTTAACGCGCGCGCTTTGCTGAATCTGGGCGATTCCGTGACGACCGATCACATTTCGCCGGCCGGTTCGATTGCGCGCAACAGTCCGGCTGCTCGGTTCCTGTCCGACCGTGGGCTAACACCGCGCGATTTCAACTCGTACGGTTCCCGGCGTGGTAACGATGATATTATGGCACGCGGTACGTTCGCTAACATTCGGCTGGTGAACAAGCTGGTGCCACGTCCCGGGCCCCGCACGCTACACATTCCCAGTGGCGAGGAGATGGATGTGTTTGACTGTGCGCAGCGCTATGCCGGCGAAGGTACACCGTTGATTGCGCTCGTTGGCAAGGATTACGGTAGCGGATCGAGCCGAGATTGGGCCGCGAAGGGTCCGTACCTGCTCGGTATCCGTGCGGTCATTGCCGAATCGTACGAGCGTATTCACCGTTCCAATCTGGTCGGTATGGGAATTGTGCCGCTGCAGTATCTGGCCGGCGAGAACGCGGAAAGCCTTGGATTGACGGGCCAGGAGCTGTTTAGCATTGCCGTACCGGCGAACTGCAAGCCGCACGAACGCATCACCGTCAGCACGGACGGTGGCAAACAGTTCGAGGTGATTGCACGCTTCGACACGGAGGTTGACCTCGAGTACTTCCGCAACGGTGGTATCCTCAACTACATGATCCGCAAGATGATCGACTAA